The DNA region CGCAGATCGCCCTGAGGCGACCGTCCGCGTTGAGCGCCGTGATCGCGTCCCCGACCGCGTAGGCGAGGTCGCGGGAATCGGTCCTCACCGCGCCGCCGATCTCCCAGCGGGTCTTCACCAGCCCCGTCGAGGGGACCGTGGCGATCGGGTTATCGGACTTCGGGGCCTTCGCGGCGGACAGGGCCGCCTCGATCGCCGCGCGGGTTCCGGCCAGGATCGGCGCCTCGCCGGCGAGGTAGGCCTTCGCGGCCTCCTCGAAGCTCTTGTAGTGCTTCAGGTTCGGGCGGAACCGGCCGCCCTGGGCGGTCAGCAGCATCAGGTCGGCGGCGCCCGTGCCCTCCAGCGCGACGCTCCGGTCGCCGATATCGTCGAGGCTGTCGAAGCCCTCGAGCGCGCCCTTCCGGTACGCGAAGGCGATCTCCTGCTCGAAGTACGGCGCCGTGAAGAACACCTGCTCGTTGCGCAGGGCGAGCTGCCGGTCGGTGGGCACGTGCAGCATCAGGTCGGCGAGCGGCGTGCCGGCGAGGTCGCCGCGCCACAGGTTCAGGCGTAGGTCGCCGTCGACGTTCTCGCCGGCATCGACCACGCGCAGGTCGAGCTTCACCTTGAGCGTGTCGGCGATCGCGCGGGCGAGATCGACGTCGATCCCGCGGGGCTTGCCGGCCGTCTCCTCGGAGAACGGCGCGTTGTCCCCGTAGACCGCCACCCGCAGCGTCCCGTCGGCGGTGACCTGGTCGAGCGGGCGCGCCGCGGCTGCCGATGGGAACGGCGCCGCCAGGAGCAGGCCGCAGAATCCGAGCAGGAGGGGGCGCCGGCGCACCGCGGGGGGCCTACTCCTCATGCTTCGACTCGATGTAGCTCCGGATCGCCCACAGGCCCTCCTGCGAGATCACACCCTCGAAGGCCGGCATCTTGGTCACGCCGTTGATGACGGCGCCGTGCTTCATGCGCTCGACGAAGTACTCGTCGCCCTCCTTGCCCTGCGGCAGGTAGCGCAGGTCCGGGGCGAGGCCGCCGGAGATCATCTCCAGGCCGTGGCAGCGGGCGCAGTTCTGGTTGAAGCCCGAGGCGCCGATCGCGACGGCGTGCTTGTCGCCCTTGTAGGGGTTCTCGGCGACCCACTCGGCGCCCAGCGGCTTCAGGCCGTCGGTGTTGACCGGCTGGGGCTGGACGTCGCCGTGCCCGAGGGCGCTGCCGGCGGTCAACGCGAGTCCTAGCGCCAGTCCCAGCGCCGCGGGCACGCTGCCCGCCGCCGTCTTCATCGTGCGCATCCGCCCCTCCCGTCGTCGTTGCACGACGGTTAGCAAGTACCGGGCGGCGGACCCATTATGCTTTGGTACGGATCAGCCGGAATAACGCCATCCACGACTTGTGTTGCACTGCATCAAAAGCGGTGTGTGCACCTTGGTCCAATATCGGAGGGCACAACTCCGCTCCTAGACTCCCCGCCAAAGACGAGAGCCGCGGGGCTGGAGGAGACGGGCGGGGATGGTGTCCTCCGGTGCGCGGCGGCCCGGGATGCGCGGCGGGCCATGGGCCGGCCTGCGGCGCGCCGTCGTGCTGGCAGCCATGGCGGCCCTGGCGCCGGTCGCGCAGGGGCGGGCCGCGCCCGCGCCGGCGGGCCCGCCCCTGACGATCCGCTACCTGGAGCGGCGGGTCGAGCGGCCGGTGCCGCTGAACAACGAGGACCCGGTCCCCGACGACGAGGGCGCGAAGGGCGCGGAACTCGGCCTGAAAGATTCCAACGCCACCGGCCGCTTCCTCGGCCTCGGCTTCGAGCTCGGCGCCACGGTCGTCGAGCCGGGCG from Methylobacterium sp. NMS14P includes:
- a CDS encoding substrate-binding periplasmic protein, with translation MRSRPPAVRRRPLLLGFCGLLLAAPFPSAAAARPLDQVTADGTLRVAVYGDNAPFSEETAGKPRGIDVDLARAIADTLKVKLDLRVVDAGENVDGDLRLNLWRGDLAGTPLADLMLHVPTDRQLALRNEQVFFTAPYFEQEIAFAYRKGALEGFDSLDDIGDRSVALEGTGAADLMLLTAQGGRFRPNLKHYKSFEEAAKAYLAGEAPILAGTRAAIEAALSAAKAPKSDNPIATVPSTGLVKTRWEIGGAVRTDSRDLAYAVGDAITALNADGRLRAICETYGVTYAPPKGY
- the pedF gene encoding cytochrome c-550 PedF, translated to MRTMKTAAGSVPAALGLALGLALTAGSALGHGDVQPQPVNTDGLKPLGAEWVAENPYKGDKHAVAIGASGFNQNCARCHGLEMISGGLAPDLRYLPQGKEGDEYFVERMKHGAVINGVTKMPAFEGVISQEGLWAIRSYIESKHEE